The Gemmatimonadales bacterium genome window below encodes:
- a CDS encoding enoyl-CoA hydratase-related protein has product MTTEVADGVGSVTFGHPKGNSLPGTRLAELAARITALGQEPGARVIVLRSEGAGAFCAGASFAELSAIADVEGGTRFFMGF; this is encoded by the coding sequence GTGACCACAGAGGTAGCGGACGGCGTCGGCAGCGTGACCTTCGGGCACCCCAAGGGCAACTCACTGCCGGGAACTCGCCTCGCCGAGCTGGCGGCCCGGATCACTGCGCTGGGCCAGGAGCCGGGGGCGCGGGTGATCGTGCTTCGAAGCGAGGGCGCGGGTGCGTTCTGCGCGGGTGCGTCCTTCGCCGAGCTGTCCGCAATCGCCGACGTCGAGGGCGGCACTCGCTTCTTCATGGGCTTC